A window of the Gossypium hirsutum isolate 1008001.06 chromosome A05, Gossypium_hirsutum_v2.1, whole genome shotgun sequence genome harbors these coding sequences:
- the LOC107952260 gene encoding glutamate receptor 2.8: MPKYSKHCFSFFPFLLFSYVLIGFTIKLETASSSGLYGTRDSTRLMYNIGVIVDVNSNMGAMANICLSMALSDFYAKHPSYETRLSLQRWESLGAVAAAPAVGYLPQTSAEASFAIQLGDNLSPSYSPLLIRTTMPDFSRLAEATVSTLEMFEWNKVTLIYEDMEFSNSIIPYLTDALVNKDIQLSHKIAIPIFAEDFQILDKLEVLMSSQSEVFVVHMSSNLASRHFVVANKEGMMGKGFAWLVTDGLSNFVDTMDPIAIDSMKGVIGLRPYVPKTRALKNFRTRYKRISSMKQNKAATKLNLLGLWLYDIVWGLGMTVERIGNVNSGFLKEMNDRTWLIGILNPSFRGISGVLDLVNRQFQPSVFEIFNITGKRNRVIGYWTSDQGISKNNNSTSRNTPRILQAEEPTRAKWTIGVPSKKGFNEFVNIRSGNKSNDDELPGFSIEVFRKVWDFALPSATSYEFVNINGTYDDLCCQVKYQKIHAAVGDISIVASRTNCVDFTLPYLETGVAMLIKVRHNGPKDMWIFLKPLCWDLWLVIIAICIFIGIVVRVLERRENTEFNGSARKKLSTILMFPCQSVAIPQRDMVVTNGSRLVLVVWIFLALISMQSYTANLSSILTVNQLQPTIPSIKELRKSYVGYQNHSFVKGFLINQLGFQESMLKPYCSVDDYQEALSKGSENEGVSAIFDEIPYIKLFLAQYTTGYLMVGPTYRTDGLGFALPIGSPMVANFSRAILNFTQGKYMNSLE; this comes from the exons ATGCCAAAATATTCCAAGCACTGCTTTTCCTTTTTTCCCTTCCTTCTCTTTTCATATGTTTTGATTGGCTTCACCATAAAGTTAGAAACTGCTAGCAGTAGTGGACTATACGGAACCAGGGATTCAACCAGGTTAATGTATAATATCGGTGTAATTGTTGATGTGAACTCAAACATGGGTGCTATGGCCAATATATGCTTGTCGATGGCTCTTTCAGATTTTTATGCCAAACATCCAAGTTATGAAACCAGATTGTCTCTGCAAAGATGGGAATCGCTTGGTGCCGTTGCTGCAGCGCCAGCAG TTGGATATCTACCACAGACATCAGCTGAAGCCTCATTTGCAATCCAACTTGGAGACAACCTTTCTCCTTCTTATAGTCCTTTGCTTATCAGAACAACCATGCCTGACTTTTCTCGCCTAGCAGAAGCTACGGTTTCCACTTTGGAAATGTTTGAATGGAACAAAGTTACACTAATATATGAAGACATGGAATTCAGTAATTCCATCATCCCCTATCTAACTGATGCATTAGTGAACAAGGACATTCAACTATCACACAAGATTGCAATCCCCATCTTTGCAGAAGATTTTCAAATTTTAGACAAGCTTGAAGTGCTAATGAGCTCGCAAAGTGAGGTATTTGTGGTGCACATGTCTTCAAATCTTGCGTCTCGTCATTTCGTAGTTGCAAACAAggaaggaatgatgggcaaaggATTTGCATGGCTTGTGACAGATGGTTTATCCAACTTTGTAGATACCATGGATCCTATAGCTATTGATTCAATGAAGGGTGTAATAGGCTTAAGGCCTTATGTTCCCAAGACGAGAGCTCTTAAGAACTTCAGAACAAGATATAAAAGGATATCCAGCATGAAGCAGAACAAGGCTGCAACTAAGCTAAATCTTTTAGGTTTGTGGCTTTATGATATAGTTTGGGGATTAGGTATGACAGTGGAAAGAATAGgcaatgtgaattctggcttcttGAAGGAGATGAATGACAGAACTTGGTTAATAGGAATCTTGAACCCTAGTTTTAGAGGGATCAGTGGGGTTTTAGACTTGGTGAATAGGCAGTTCCAACCTTCggtctttgaaatttttaatataactgGAAAAAGAAATAGAGTGATTGGCTATTGGACTAGTGACCAAGgaatatctaaaaataataattcaacttCTCGGAACACCCCGAGAATACTTCAGGCAGAGGAACCAACGAGAGCAAAGTGGACAATAGGTGTTCCAAGTAAGAAAGGGTTCAATGAGTTTGTGAACATACGGTCAGGGAATAAGAGCAATGATGATGAATTACCAGGGTTCTCTATAGAGGTTTTCAGAAAAGTGTGGGACTTCGCCTTACCTTCCGCCACTAGTTATGAATTTGTAAACATTAATGGAACTTATGATGATTTGTGTTGCCAAGTTAAGTACCAG AAAATCCACGCTGCTGTGGGAGACATCTCGATAGTGGCAAGTAGGACAAATTGTGTTGATTTTACATTACCATATTTGGAAACCGGGGTGGCCATGCTTATAAAAGTCCGACACAATGGGCCAAAAGACATGTGGATATTCTTGAAGCCTTTATGTTGGGATCTATGGTTGGTAATCATCGCCATCTGCATTTTCATAGGGATTGTTGTTCGAGTTTTAGAGCGTCGTGAAAATACAGAATTTAATGGATCAGCAAGAAAGAAACTCAGCACAATTTTGATGTTTCCATGCCAATCTGTGGCTATTCCTCAAA GAGATATGGTAGTAACCAACGGCTCAAGATTGGTGTTGGTGGTATGGATATTTTTGGCCTTAATTTCGATGCAGAGTTACACAGCAAATTTATCTTCAATCTTGACAGTCAATCAATTACAGCCAACAATCCCGAGTATTAAAGAACTGAGAAAATCTTATGTTGGTTACCAGAATCATTCATTTGTAAAAGGCTTCCTAATAAATCAATTAGGGTTTCAGGAGTCTATGCTCAAGCCATATTGTTCTGTTGATGACTACCAAGAAGCATTGTCAAAGGGAtctgaaaatgagggagtttctGCCATCTTTGATGAAATTCCCTACATTAAACTATTTCTTGCTCAATATACTACAGGCTACCTCATGGTTGGGCCCACCTATAGAACAGATGGGTTAGGATTT GCATTACCAATAGGGTCGCCAATGGTTGCTAATTTCTCGAGGGCAATCCTGAATTTCACTCAAGGAAAATACATGAATTCATTGGAGTAA